A single genomic interval of Mangifera indica cultivar Alphonso chromosome 5, CATAS_Mindica_2.1, whole genome shotgun sequence harbors:
- the LOC123215956 gene encoding zinc finger CCCH domain-containing protein 18-like codes for MDFTESTKAVYNRIQKLEPENVSKIIGYLLLQGYGERDMIRFAFSPDHLIHSLITEAKSKLGLRKSAVSPPISPSQVSPASAADLPLQFTPFSPTSRQPISSPVAMRAGNNFWEQLVTADQQQQVKNMDFVPQAYSDSVAEDFLLQNQMQFLTMEDQLESVNSINSDFSSNYFYPELPLGARTSRRSPSLPEFPVKVCHYFNKGFCKHGNNCRYFHGHPMPESFSQIFSPSSNVNHKEDHVFSLGSLEKLELELTELLKLRRGFPVSIASLPMMYYEKYGKTLQVEGYLTESQRHGKAGYSLTKLLARLKNSIRVIDRPHGQHSVILAEDVPKFLEYAGERSDPGGIVCGSRRIYLTFPAESTFTELDVSNYFSKFGPVQDVRIPCQQKRMFGFVTFVFAETVKQILAKGNPHFVCGARVLVKPYREKSRLVERKYVDKLQHPMFYGQQLMDGDSEVVHSMPRVTDNSGLCGTQQLEEHEQAFEYERRRLPEMHLGPKSLTHHSYFGYLMDELKLSEARAEEAEYLSAEQFNYLLDVLNNGSTSEDNVRHMSTDYNDQGSNQGLNLPESPFASPIGSSISTVI; via the exons ATGGATTTTACTGAGTCTACAAAGGCTGTCTACAATAGAATACAGAAACTAGAGCCTGAAAATGTCTCTAAGATTATTGGGTACCTCCTTTTACAAGGCTATGGTGAACGCGACATGATTCGTTTTGCCTTTAGCCCTGATCATTTGATCCACTCTTTGATCACTGAAGCCAAATCAAAACTTGGCTTACGTAAATCTGCAGTTTCACCTCCAATCTCACCTTCTCAAGTGAGTCCAGCATCTGCTGCTGATCTCCCTCTACAATTCACACCTTTCTCACCTACCTCAAGACAACCAATTTCCTCTCCTGTAGCTATGAGAGCTGGCAATAATTTCTGGGAACAACTAGTCACTGCTGATCAACAACAACAGGTCAAGAATATGGATTTTGTTCCACAAGCATACTCTGATTCGGTTGCTGAAGATTTTCTCCTTCAAAACCAAATGCAGTTCTTGACAATGGAAGATCAGCTAGAATCAGTTAACTCGATCAACTCAGATTTCTCAAGCAACTACTTCTACCCAGAACTTCCTTTAGGTGCAAGAACCAGTCGGAGGTCTCCAAGCTTGCCTGAGTTTCCTGTTAAAGTTTGCCATTACTTCAATAAGGGATTTTGTAAGCACGGTAACAACTGTAGGTACTTCCATGGCCATCCAATGCCAGAGAGCTTTTCTCAGATTTTCAGCCCAAGTTCAAACGTGAATCATAAGGAAGACCATGTCTTCTCACTGGGGTCTCTTGAAAAGCTAGAATTGGAACTCACTGAACTTCTGAAGTTACGGAGAGGTTTTCCAGTATCGATTGCCTCTTTACCAATGATGTATTACGAGAAGTATGGTAAGACTCTTCAGGTTGAAGGGTACCTTACAGAGAGCCAGAGACATGGTAAGGCTGGTTATAGTCTAACAAAGCTTCTTGCTCGTTTAAAGAACAGCATTCGTGTCATTGACAG GCCTCATGGGCAGCACTCAGTTATTTTGGCCGAGGATGTACCAAAGTTCCTAGAGTATGCTGGCGAAAGAAGTGATCCTGGTGGAATTGTATGTGGTTCTCGACGGATATATCTTACATTTCCAGCTGAAAGTACTTTTACAGAATTGGATGTTTCCAACTACTTCAG CAAATTCGGGCCTGTTCAAGATGTTAGGATTCCATGCCAACAAAAGAGGATGTTTGGGTTTGTCACCTTTGTTTTTGCAGAGACGGTTAAGCAAATTTTGGCCAAGGGGAATCCCCATTTTGTATGTGGAGCTCGCGTTTTGGTGAAACCTTACCGGGAAAAGTCAAGGCTTGTTGaaag GAAGTATGTAGATAAACTGCAGCACCCTATGTTCTACGGCCAGCAGCTTATGGATGGTGATTCTGAGGTGGTTCACTCAA TGCCAAGAGTTACTGATAATTCAGGATTATGCGGGACACAGCAGTTGGAGGAACATGAACAAGCATTTGAATATGAGAGAAGGCGCCTTCCTGAGATGCATTTAGGACCTAAATCCTTGACTCATCACTCCTACTTTGGGTACTTGATGGATGAGTTGAAGTTGTCAGAAG CCCGGGCAGAAGAAGCAGAATATCTTTCGGCAGAgcaattcaattatttgttgGATGTACTCAATAATGGTTCCACTAGTGAGGATAATGTCAGGCATATGAGTACCGATTATAATGATCAGGGGAG CAACCAAGGACTCAATCTTCCTGAGAGCCCATTTGCATCTCCAATAGGAAGCAGTATTTCAACAGTTATATAG
- the LOC123217692 gene encoding uncharacterized protein LOC123217692 yields the protein MEANIEEALRAKEIAEKRFAEKDFAGAKNYALKAKTLYPGLEGIAQMVATFEVYFASEIKCNGEIDYYSVLGLKPSANNDAVKKQYKKMAVLLHPDKNKCVGADGAFKLVSEAWTLLSDHGKRSCYDLKRRKQVAPGVVQTNLSSAYTTRVTGHSNCSNSPSSHTRLDTFWTVCTSCKVQYEYLRKYVNKRLSCKNCRGTFVAVETGTAPLNGSFPYCPWSYVSSNGYGSHGYDGVTYVPTNATIITGNGISGFHPGHGYEYVSNVSFQWSSLSGTSTGIVTSNGSSAISSDSGYQMNGNVNGAGSKVRSSSNGKYSISSSVEPSGPKAARPDKRRKVVVASSFKNGSEPASEANLANGNANTEQDPKLVRPTEPPNKRCSMAPAFDARKLLIDKARTEIRKQLELMRLATKVAAAVKENSKPLADAGQSREASKSADLFVSGNKPESDRSRSVAITVPDPDFHDFDKDRSEECFKPKQIWAIYDEDDGMPRLYCLIRQVISTKPFKILITYLNSKTDSEFGSVNWVEFGFTKSCGHFRAWNSDIADQVNIFSHLLRGEKTGRGGCVRIFPKSGEIWAVYRNWSRDWDRSTPDYVRHQYEMVEVLDDYSELGVCIAPLIKLTGFKTVYQRNPDKNAIKWIPKREMLRFSHQVPSWPLQGETSNLSGKCWDLDPAATPDELLHAATESKA from the coding sequence ATGGAAGCTAACATTGAAGAGGCCCTTAGAGCAAAAGAAATTGCAGAGAAGCGATTTGCAGAGAAAGATTTTGCGGGGGCAAAGAATTATGCATTAAAGGCTAAGACACTCTATCCAGGTCTAGAGGGCATAGCTCAAATGGTGGCCACATTTGAAGTTTATTTTGCGTCTGAGATTAAGTGTAATGGGGAAATCGATTATTATTCAGTGCTTGGATTGAAGCCTTCTGCTAATAACGATGCGGTGAAGAAACAGTACAAGAAGATGGCAGTATTGCTCCACCCTGATAAAAACAAATGTGTGGGAGCGGATGGAGCTTTCAAGCTTGTTTCTGAAGCATGGACTCTCTTATCTGACCATGGTAAGAGAAGCTGTTATGATCTCAAGAGAAGAAAACAGGTGGCACCTGGAGTTgttcaaacaaatttatcatcagCATATACTACTAGAGTTACAGGACATAGCAATTGCTCCAATTCACCGAGTTCTCACACTAGGCTTGATACTTTCTGGACTGTTTGCACATCTTGTAAAGTTCAGTATGAGTATCTCCGAAAGTATGTGAATAAGAGACTTTCCTGCAAGAACTGCCGTGGTACTTTCGTTGCTGTGGAAACTGGGACAGCACCACTGAATGGTTCTTTTCCTTATTGCCCTTGGTCATATGTGTCTTCTAATGGGTATGGAAGTCATGGATACGATGGGGTTACATATGTCCCTACCAATGCTACAATTATTACTGGAAATGGAATATCTGGATTTCATCCTGGACATGGCTATGAGTATGTTTCAAATGTTTCATTTCAGTGGAGCTCACTTTCTGGGACTTCTACTGGCATTGTCACTTCCAATGGATCTTCTGCTATATCCAGTGATTCTGGTTATCAGATGAATGGAAATGTTAATGGGGCAGGATCTAAGGTTAGATCTAGCTCAAATGGAAAATATTCTATCTCCAGTTCTGTTGAACCTTCAGGGCCAAAGGCTGCTCGACCTGATAAGAGAAGGAAAGTGGTTGTGGCATCCAGTTTTAAAAATGGGTCTGAACCTGCTTCTGAAGCCAACTTAGCAAATGGTAATGCAAATACCGAGCAGGATCCCAAGCTTGTCCGCCCTACTGAACCGCCAAATAAACGCTGCTCAATGGCACCTGCATTTGATGCTAGAAAGTTGTTGATTGACAAAGCTAGGACAGAAATTCGGAAGCAATTGGAGCTGATGAGATTGGCTACAAAAGTTGCAGCTGCagtaaaagaaaactcaaaacCACTGGCTGATGCTGGGCAATCTAGGGAGGCATCTAAAAGTGCAGATTTGTTTGTTTCTGGTAATAAGCCTGAGTCAGATAGAAGTAGATCAGTTGCAATAACAGTCCCTGACCCCGATTTCCATGATTTTGACAAGGATAGATCAGAAGAATGCTTCAAGCCAAAACAGATCTGGGCCATATATGATGAAGACGATGGCATGCCACGCTTGTATTGTCTGATTCGACAGGTTATCTCAACTAAGCCTTTTAAGATTCTTATCACCTACTTAAACTCCAAAACCGATAGTGAATTTGGTTCTGTGAATTGGGTGGAATTTGGGTTTACCAAATCTTGTGGACACTTCAGGGCTTGGAATTCTGATATCGCTGATCAAGTCAATATTTTCTCTCATCTTCTGAGAGGAGAAAAGACTGGCAGGGGAGGTTGTGTTCGGATATTCCCTAAAAGTGGGGAGATATGGGCTGTTTATCGGAACTGGTCACGAGATTGGGATAGATCAACACCGGATTATGTGAGGCACCAGTATGAGATGGTAGAGGTTCTTGATGATTACTCTGAGCTTGGAGTTTGTATTGCTCCGCTCATCAAGCTGACAGGGTTTAAGACAGTTTATCAAAGGAATCCTGATAAGAATGCTATAAAATGGATTCCCAAGAGAGAAATGTTACGGTTTTCACACCAGGTGCCATCTTGGCCACTTCAGGGAGAAACAAGTAATTTGTCAGGTAAATGTTGGGATTTGGATCCAGCTGCAACTCCAGACGAGCTGCTTCATGCTGCAACAGAGTCGAAGGCTTGA